AGATTCTTCAAATGTGGGATTGCACCAGCCTCGGCTATGTATGCACGATTCTCCTTACCAGTTTTAGCTAAAAGTCTTATCTCCCGAGCAGCAATAGTTTTTGCAATCTGCGTCCCATTCTCTAGCTGCTTAATGAGAAGAGCTGCTGTGGCTTTATTAGCTTCTAATGCAGCCCTGCTAGGTGAAGCAGATGGAAAACATTCAATACATGGATCCCCACTCTCCAGAGGGTCATAGGGAATTTTGCGAGCAGCACACCAATGCATAATCAAATTCCTAAGAGCCCTGTTTGGCACAAGCCGGGTATGATCAAGCAACTGCCCTGTCTTTGGGCAAGTACAGTGACCCTCCTCCATCCACCTCGATATGGAAGCTCGATCATATGTCTGCCCTGTTGCCACAATAACTGGATCCCTCATCAAATCCAACGATATCGGACAACAGAAGTCCTTTGGTACAGAAATGAATGTCTCTGCAATCTCTTGACTAATCAGCCCTCTCTTCATCTTCTTATGCTTACCCAATCTCAATCCCATATCATCCTCTTCAAAGCCAAAGAGCAAAAACCTGCAGTATCGCATCAACGCCACAAAGCCGTTGAGAACTGAGGATGTCGGCTCAATATCTCCTTCATGGTTCACAATCTGCTCCTCCAAAAACTCAATCTCAACCCTGCAACTCCTAGgattagaaatccccaatttttCCACAAAAAAAGAGTACAACTGCGCGTAGTCAGGAACACCTCCATTCTCAAACTCATTCAAGAAAGAGAACAGTTTCAACCTCAGCATCTCATCATGTTTATCAACAAACAACTGAGATTTTCTTGCTTGTTTCTTCAACAACTCAACCTGTTCCCTAACATCTTCAGGTAAATTTTTTAAATCCTTTAAGGGGAAAACATCCAAAAGGGTCGAGATTTCTTGGTTCAAATCATGGAAATGACCTGAAATCGAATGGTTTTGTAGCAACAGCCACAACTTACTGGAATGAGAGCAATAATCAAGCAAGATTTTCGACCGGTAAAGCAATAAATACAACTCCTTGAAGCACAAAAAAGCTGTAAACGGCAAATCTGAAGAACCCCTACTTCTGTTCTTGTTATTCTCAAGAAGACATTCCAAGAGAACAGAAAACACTTGAATTTTCCTTAACAAAGACTTACAATTCTTCCGCTGATAAAACGGCAGCCTTTTACCTGAATATGCAGAAATCAGCTCAGAAGATAACGCCGTTAGTGTTTGCAACAACCCAACATCTGTCAGATCCACCGGCGCCAAGAACGCTTCCAGTGTCGGCGACCTTTGTCTCCTCAACGATGAGAAAATTGCAGCAGATGCCATCAATTTCCAACACCCAATTTCACCAAAATCTTGAATAATCAACTCCAACCCTTTTCTTGTTTCCCactgaaaaatgttttcttgatctTATTTGTGCAATATTTCAGTGAGATTTCTATATGGGTATACCAAAAAACTGTAAAAAC
The Solanum stenotomum isolate F172 chromosome 12, ASM1918654v1, whole genome shotgun sequence DNA segment above includes these coding regions:
- the LOC125849373 gene encoding U-box domain-containing protein 17; the encoded protein is MASAAIFSSLRRQRSPTLEAFLAPVDLTDVGLLQTLTALSSELISAYSGKRLPFYQRKNCKSLLRKIQVFSVLLECLLENNKNRSRGSSDLPFTAFLCFKELYLLLYRSKILLDYCSHSSKLWLLLQNHSISGHFHDLNQEISTLLDVFPLKDLKNLPEDVREQVELLKKQARKSQLFVDKHDEMLRLKLFSFLNEFENGGVPDYAQLYSFFVEKLGISNPRSCRVEIEFLEEQIVNHEGDIEPTSSVLNGFVALMRYCRFLLFGFEEDDMGLRLGKHKKMKRGLISQEIAETFISVPKDFCCPISLDLMRDPVIVATGQTYDRASISRWMEEGHCTCPKTGQLLDHTRLVPNRALRNLIMHWCAARKIPYDPLESGDPCIECFPSASPSRAALEANKATAALLIKQLENGTQIAKTIAAREIRLLAKTGKENRAYIAEAGAIPHLKNLLSSPDAVAQENSVTAMLNLSIFDKNKGRIIDEVGCLALIVGVLRFGHTTEARENAAATLFSLSAVHDYKRQIAKEDGAVEALAGLLREGSPRGKKDAVTALFNLSTHTDNCARMIECGAVTALVGALGSEGVAEEAAGALALIVRQQVGATAVGNEETAVAGLIAMMRCGTPRGKENAVAALLELCRGGGAAATERVLKAPSLASLLQTLLFTGTKRARRKAASLARVFQRCEHASVHYSGFGVGYAFSGNSAAARDSTFPSDVSVSMSISVPVL